In Vanessa atalanta chromosome 3, ilVanAtal1.2, whole genome shotgun sequence, one genomic interval encodes:
- the LOC125076986 gene encoding protein O-mannosyltransferase 1, which translates to MVLKKSTENKSSKTSNKVIALSEPEKEKCSLENASTTCKREVDDGASAENENETMESMQPIDVGEIIKSVYLTVEIDVVFVGLLLMALCTRLYNLEEPKYIVFDELHYGRYVSLYAKGVFFFDAHPPLGKQMLYLAGQMAGYDGNFTFDRIGSPYTESVPVKALRIVPAICGSLLVPLSYQLMLEISTYQITAFLAAALVLFENCFLAQSRFMLLESIQILFSLFGILCVLKSTRKKSIASVIWLCFGALSLGCCFSIKYSGLYTYYLAIFLIGRQMWKRIDQTESTFKLCLSALWRFFILIFIPLLVYVGVFYAHLSMLPKAGPHDSVMTSAFQASLKGGLASITKGQPLHVSHGSQITLRHSHGRTCWLHSHAHVYPVRYSDARGSSHQQQVTCYSFKDVNNWWIVKRPDQLSLAVSNPPDAIRHGDVVQLLHGITSRALNSHDVAAPVSPQSQEVSCYIDYNVSMPAQNLWRVEIVNRESEDSTWDSIRSMVRLIHVDSGSALRYSGRQLPSWGFHQHEVVADKVITHQDTIWNVEEHRYTKAEDRRERERELVSAEMIPTAVTQLSFWEKFLELQYKMISHSPDAPQGHMFASEPAEWPLLVRSIAYWLSPNSNAQVHLIGNLVTWYAGTISVLIFGALLAVYAIRQRRAYVDLPPYAAQKFYDAGCILFLGYWLHYLPYFFMDRTLFLHHYLPAYIFKILLLAYVIDHIFYILCTSEKIKPFIHVFILCITIWMAYVIRTYKMFSVLSYGNIDLTESDLLNLRWKDTWDFILHKKN; encoded by the exons atggttttaaaaaaatctacggAAAACAAGTCTTCTAAAACTTCGAATAAGGTCATCGCACTTTCTGAACCTGAAAAGGAAAAATGTTCTTTAGAAAATGCTTCAACAACTTGTAAAAGAGAAGTG gaTGATGGTGCATCAGCTGAAAACGAAAATGAGACTATGGAATCAATGCAACCCATAGATGTGggagaaataattaaaagtgtatATCTTACAGTGGAAATAGATGTGGTTTTCGTGGGTCTGCTGCTAATGGCTCTTTGTACAAGGCTTTATAATTTAGAAGAGCCaaaatatattgt GTTTGATGAACTTCACTATGGGAGATATGTGTCATTGTATGCTAAAGGAGTATTCTTTTTTGATGCTCATCCCCCCTTAGGAAAACAGATGCTCTATTTGGCTGGGCAAATGGCTGGTTATGatggtaactttacatttgaTAGGATTGGCTCACCATATACTGAGTCAGTACCTGTGAAAGCATTGCGCATAGTCCCTGCCATTTGTGGCAGCCTACTTGTACCTTTATCCTACCAGTTGATGCTGGAAATATCAACATATCAAATAACTGCATTTCTTGCAGCTGCTTTAGTTTTATTTG AAAATTGTTTTCTAGCTCAATCAAGATTTATGTTACTAGAgagtatacaaatattattcagtTTATTTGGTATACTGTGTGTACTGAAGAGTACTCGTAAAAAAAGTATTGCTTCAGTTATATGGCTGTGTTTTGGTGCTCTTTCTCTTGGATGCTGTTTTTC gaTAAAATACTCAGGTCTGTACACATACtatttagcaatatttttaatagggcGACAAATGTGGAAACGCATCGACCAAACAGAATCCACCTTTAAACTATGTTTGTCAGCTCTGTGGAGATTcttcattcttatttttataccatTACTGGTGTACGTCGGTGTATTCTATGCCCATCTCTCAATGTTACCGAAAGCTGGACCTCATGACAGTGTAATGACAAGTGCTTTCCAAGCATCACTAAAAGGTGGTCTCGCCAGCATTACAAAAGGACAACCATTACATGTTTCTCATGGTTCCCAAATAACACTCAG GCACTCCCACGGCCGGACTTGTTGGTTGCACTCCCACGCGCATGTGTATCCGGTTCGGTACTCCGATGCCCGAGGATCGTCTCATCAGCAACAAGTAACCTGCTACAGTTTTAAGGACGTTAACAACTGGTGGATCGTAAAAAGACCAGATCAGCTTTCTCTTGCCGTATCTAACCCCCCAGATGCTATACGACACGGCGATGTAGTGCAACTTTTACATGGCATTACAAGCCGAGCTTTAAATTCACACGATGTTGCCGCACCGGTCTCGCCTCAATCACag gaagtATCTTGTTACATCGACTACAATGTGTCGATGCCGGCACAAAATCTCTGGCGCGTGGAGATCGTAAACCGCGAAAGCGAGGATTCAACATGGGACAGTATTCGATCCATGGTGCGTCTTATACATGTAGACTCAGGCTCAGCCCTCCGCTACAGCGGCCGTCAGCTACCGTCGTGGGGCTTCCATCAGCACGAGGTTGTCGCTGACAAGGTCATTACTCATCAAGACACAATTTGGAATGTCGAAGAACATCGTTATACTaaag CTGAAGACAGAAGGGAGCGCGAACGTGAGCTCGTATCTGCAGAGATGATTCCGACAGCAGTCACGCAGCTGTCGTTCTGGGAGAAGTTCTTAGAATTGCAGTACAAGATGATATCGCACTCGCCCGACGCGCCGCAGGGGCACATGTTTGCGAGCGAACCCGCCGAGTGGCCGCTGCTCGTGCGCTCGATAGCTTACTGGCTCTCACCAAACTCAAAC GCTCAAGTTCATCTTATTGGCAACTTAGTGACGTGGTATGCCGGAACCATATCAGTTCTAATATTTGGTGCCTTACTTGCTGTATATGCCATTCGTCAACGGCGAGCGTACGTCGATCTGCCTCCTTATGCCGCACAAAAGTTTTATGACGCTGGCTGTATACTCTTTCTCGGCTATTGGCTACATTACTTACCATATTTTTTCATGGATAGAACATTGTTTCTTCACCATTACTTGCCTGCTTATATCTTCAAGATCCTCCTCTTGGCTTATGTCATTGAtcacatattttacattttatgtacCAGTGAAAAGATAAAGCCATTCATACATGTATTCATATTATGTATCACAATATGGATGGCTTATGTAATAAgaacatataaaatgtttagtgTTCTGAGCTATGGAAATATAGATTTAACTGAATCTGATCTTTTAAATCTTCGATGGAAAGATACTTGggactttattttacataagaaaAATTAA
- the LOC125077219 gene encoding dnaJ homolog shv has translation MLMNTAYVFLIYFLSSIIVIIASRDFYQILGVSRSASTNEIKKAYRKLAKALHPDKNQDDPDASQKFQDLGAAYEALSDPEKREMYDRCGEECLKKDGMMNNNDPFASFFGDFGFHFGGEPQQHETPRGADIIMELTVSLEELYNGNFIEITRNKPVIKPASGTRKCNCRQEMVTRNLGPGRFQMMQQTVCDECPNVKLVNEERLLEIEVEVGAPDNHKSRLRGEGEPHMDGDPGDLVIVFKTERHPQFTRQGDDLYTNVTISLQDALAGFTLELVHLDGHKVTVTRDKVTWSGARVRKKGEGMPNFENNNLHGNLYVTFDIEFPKKDFSDEEKEALKKILHQSPNNKVYNGL, from the exons ATGTTAATGAATACGGCTTATGTGTTCCTCATTTACTTTTTATcctcaattattgtaattattgccAGTCgagatttttatcaaatactCGGTGTATCACGTTCAGCAAGtaccaatgaaattaaaaaagctTACAGAAAACTAGCCAAAGCTTTACATCCAGACAAAAATCAAGATGATCCGGACGCTTCCCAGAAGTTTCAAGATCTTGGAGCTGCTTACGAAGCTTTATCGGACCCCGAAAAGAGGGAAATGTATGATAGGTGCGGTGAGGAATGTCTCAAAAAAGATGGTATGATGAACAATAATGATCCGTTCGCAAGTTTCTTTGGAGATTTCGGTTTTCACTTTGGTGGTGAACCACAGCAACATGAAACTCCAAGGGGAGCTGATATCATTATGGAACTCACAGTATCATTGGAAGAACTGTACAATGGAAACTTCATAGAA ATAACACGTAACAAGCCAGTAATTAAACCGGCATCTGGTACAAGAAAATGTAACTGCCGACAAGAAATGGTAACGAGAAATCTCGGCCCTGGCCGCTTCCAAATGATGCAACAAACTGTTTGTGATGAATGTCCTAATGTCAAACTAGTCAATGAAGAAAGGCTTTTAGAAATagag GTGGAAGTTGGTGCTCCAGACAATCATAAGTCAAGATTGAGAGGAGAGGGTGAGCCACACATGGACGGAGATCCAGGAGACTTGGTCATTGTGTTCAAAACTGAGAGACATCCTCAGTTCACACGGCAGGGTGATGACCTCTACACAAATGTTACAATATCATTACAG GATGCTTTAGCTGGTTTTACTTTGGAACTGGTGCATTTAGATGGACACAAAGTTACTGTAACACGTGACAAGGTGACATGGTCTGGTGCTCGTGTGCGTAAGAAGGGTGAGGGCATGCCTAACTTTGAGAACAACAATCTGCACGGAAACCTGTATGTTACATTCGACATTGAATTTCCAAAGAAAGATTTTAGTGATGAGGAGAAAGAAG ctcTGAAGAAAATTTTGCATCAATCACCCAACAATAAAGTATACAATGGACTCTAG
- the LOC125077220 gene encoding proteasome subunit beta type-7, whose product MASVLVPEVPSPGFSFENCQRNAFLAQKGFPAPKATKTGTTIVGIIYADGVILGADTRATENTVVSDKNCEKIHFLAGNMYCCGAGTAADTEMTTQTVASQLELQRLHTGRTVPVETAATLLKRMLFRYQGHIGAALVLGGVDRTGPHIYCIYPHGSVDKLPYATMGSGSLAAMAVFESNWKPNMSEEEGKKLVRDAIAAGIFNDLGSGSNVDLCVIRTNGPAQYLRTYEEANVKGKKQGSYRYAPGTTAVLKQRIIPLEVESISVRPVQPMEVEPSPSRR is encoded by the exons atggcTTCAGTACTTGTACCCGAAGTTCCATCTCCTggtttttcttttgaaaattgtcaaag aaatgCTTTTCTGGCACAAAAAGGATTTCCTGCTCCTAAAGCAACGAAGACCGGTACAACCATTGTGGGTATAATATACGCAGATGGTGTTATTTTAGGAGCCGACACAAGGGCTACAGAGAACACAGTAGTTTCTGATAAAAACTGTGAAAAGATCCATTTCTTAGCCGGGAACATGTACTGCTGCGGCGCGGGTACTGCAGCTGACACTGAGATGACTACCcaaactgttgcttctcaactGGAATTGCAACGTCTTCACACAGGAAGAACAGTACCTGTCGAGACTGCCGCTACATTGCTCAAAAGAATGCTGTTCCGTTATCAAGGCCACATTGGTGCTGCACTTGTACTTGGGGGTGTCGATCGAACTGGCCCTcacatttattgtatttatcctCATGGATCAGTTGATAAACTTCCCTATGCTACTATGg GTTCTGGATCATTAGCGGCAATGGCGGTTTTTGAGTCAAACTGGAAGCCGAATATGAGTGAAGAGGAAGGCAAAAAATTGGTACGAGATGCAATTGCAGCTGGTATCTTCAATGACCTCGGGTCAGGTTCTAATGTAGATCTTTGTGTCATCCGCACAAATGGGCCTGCCCAATATTTGAGAACTTATGAGGAAGCCAATGTTAAg ggCAAGAAACAAGGGTCATACAGATATGCTCCAGGCACTACAGCAGTACTGAAACAACGTATCATACCACTTGAAGTTGAGTCCATTTCTGTTCGTCCAGTACAACCAATGGAAGTTGAACCATCACCCAGTCGCCGTTAA